Proteins co-encoded in one Ornithorhynchus anatinus isolate Pmale09 chromosome 14, mOrnAna1.pri.v4, whole genome shotgun sequence genomic window:
- the TRMT5 gene encoding tRNA (guanine(37)-N1)-methyltransferase isoform X1 — MRIPCDRLIRLLGAQGRGEAGAERPGPPARGPGLADRRASAMPGGDGPDPYAPSPSVRGMTVLSRDAFSKTVTVPALRVQKETVSRLVKVLKSAGLLQRPGVKRVVEDPGDEDGRLVLLDPAKVAGGASLEEAGHLGLDRLGVSPELSRYNLELTYDNFKTEEILRAVLPEGQDVTSGFSRVGHIAHLNLRDHQLPYKHLIGQVIIDKNPGITSAVNKTNIIDNTFRNFQMEVLAGEENMITKVRENNLSYEFDFSKVYWNPRLSTEHGRIAALLRPGDLLFDAFAGVGPFAVPAAKKKCVVFANDLNPESHRWLRHNCRLNKVDGQVRLFCLDGRDFLRGPVREELARGPGAGAGGGGGPSAHIVMNLPAAAVGFLGALRGLLSGLPRGRGPLPTVHCYSFSKDACPARDVQERAGAALGVPLEGRSTVHLVRNVAPNKEMLCLSFRVPAAVLYGDRDTPSETPGEESAPPPPPPKRRRTDGNPADGEARTGSEA, encoded by the exons ATGAG GATTCCCTGTGACCGGCTGATCAGGTTGCTGGGCGCGCAGGGTCGCGGCGAGGCCGGGGCGGAGCGTCCGGGTCCGCCGGCTCGGGGCCCGGGCCTCGCGGACCGGCGAGCCTCGGCCATGCCGGGGGGGGACGGCCCCGACCCGTACGccccgtccccgtccgtccgAGGGATGACGGTGCTCAGCAGGGACGCCTTCTCCAAGACCGTGACCGTCCCGGCCCTCCGGGTGCAGAAGGAGACGGTCAGCCGGCTGGTGAAGGTGCTCAAGTCCGCGGGGCTGCTGCAGCGGCCGGGCGTTAAGCGCGTCGTGGAAGACCCAGGCGATGAGGACGGTCGCCTGGTCCTGCTGGACCCCGCCAAGGTAGCGGGGGGCGCCTCTCTGGAAGAGGCCGGACATCTCGGCCTCGACCGGCTGGGCGTCAGCCCCGAGCTCTCCCGGTACAACCTGGAACTGACTTACGACAACTTCAAGACGGAGGAGATCCTGCGAGCCGTACTGCCCGAGGGCCAGGACGTGACTTCCGGCTTCAGCCGGGTCGGCCACATCGCCCACCTGAACCTTCGAGACCACCAGCTGCCGTACAAGCATCTGATCG GACAGGTCATAATAGATAAAAACCCCGGCATCACCTCCGCGGTAAATAAGACCAATATCATCGACAACACGTTCCGAAATTTTCAAATGGAAGTGCTGGCCGGCGAGGAGAACATGATCACAAAG GTTCGCGAAAACAACTTGAGCTACGAATTCGACTTCTCCAAGGTGTACTGGAACCCACGGCTGTCCACGGAGCACGGGCGCATCGCGGCGCTCCTGCGGCCCGGCGACCTGCTCTTCGACGCCTTCGCCGGCGTCGGGCCCTTCGCCGTCCCGGCCGCCAAGAAGAAGTGCGTCGTGTTCGCCAACGACCTCAACCCCGAGTCCCACCGCTGGCTGCGGCACAACTGCAGGCTGAACAAGGTGGACGGGCAAGTCCGCCTCTTCTGCCTGGACGGCCGGGACTTCCTCCGGGGCCCCGTGCGCGAGGAgctggcccgggggccgggggccggggccggcggcggagggggcccTTCCGCCCACATCGTGATGAACCTGCCCGCGGCGGCCGTGGGCTTCCTCGGGGCCCTCCGGGGCCTGCTGTCCGGGCTGCCCCGCGGCCGGGGGCCCCTCCCCACCGTCCACTGCTACAGCTTCTCCAAGGACGCCTGCCCCGCCAGGGACGTGCaggagcgggccggggcggccctgGGCGTGCCCCTGGAGGGCCGCAGCACCGTGCACCTGGTCCGGAACGTGGCCCCCAACAAGGagatgctgtgcctcagtttccgggTCCCAGCCGCCGTGCTCTATGGAGACCGGGACACCCCCTCGG AGACGCCGGGGGAGGAGTcggcgccgcctccgccgcccccgaAGCGTCGGCGAACGGACGGAAATCCCGCGGACGGAGAAGCCCGGACCGGCTCCGAGGCGTGA
- the TRMT5 gene encoding tRNA (guanine(37)-N1)-methyltransferase isoform X3, translated as MPGGDGPDPYAPSPSVRGMTVLSRDAFSKTVTVPALRVQKETVSRLVKVLKSAGLLQRPGVKRVVEDPGDEDGRLVLLDPAKVAGGASLEEAGHLGLDRLGVSPELSRYNLELTYDNFKTEEILRAVLPEGQDVTSGFSRVGHIAHLNLRDHQLPYKHLIGQVIIDKNPGITSAVNKTNIIDNTFRNFQMEVLAGEENMITKVRENNLSYEFDFSKVYWNPRLSTEHGRIAALLRPGDLLFDAFAGVGPFAVPAAKKKCVVFANDLNPESHRWLRHNCRLNKVDGQVRLFCLDGRDFLRGPVREELARGPGAGAGGGGGPSAHIVMNLPAAAVGFLGALRGLLSGLPRGRGPLPTVHCYSFSKDACPARDVQERAGAALGVPLEGRSTVHLVRNVAPNKEMLCLSFRVPAAVLYGDRDTPSETPGEESAPPPPPPKRRRTDGNPADGEARTGSEA; from the exons ATGCCGGGGGGGGACGGCCCCGACCCGTACGccccgtccccgtccgtccgAGGGATGACGGTGCTCAGCAGGGACGCCTTCTCCAAGACCGTGACCGTCCCGGCCCTCCGGGTGCAGAAGGAGACGGTCAGCCGGCTGGTGAAGGTGCTCAAGTCCGCGGGGCTGCTGCAGCGGCCGGGCGTTAAGCGCGTCGTGGAAGACCCAGGCGATGAGGACGGTCGCCTGGTCCTGCTGGACCCCGCCAAGGTAGCGGGGGGCGCCTCTCTGGAAGAGGCCGGACATCTCGGCCTCGACCGGCTGGGCGTCAGCCCCGAGCTCTCCCGGTACAACCTGGAACTGACTTACGACAACTTCAAGACGGAGGAGATCCTGCGAGCCGTACTGCCCGAGGGCCAGGACGTGACTTCCGGCTTCAGCCGGGTCGGCCACATCGCCCACCTGAACCTTCGAGACCACCAGCTGCCGTACAAGCATCTGATCG GACAGGTCATAATAGATAAAAACCCCGGCATCACCTCCGCGGTAAATAAGACCAATATCATCGACAACACGTTCCGAAATTTTCAAATGGAAGTGCTGGCCGGCGAGGAGAACATGATCACAAAG GTTCGCGAAAACAACTTGAGCTACGAATTCGACTTCTCCAAGGTGTACTGGAACCCACGGCTGTCCACGGAGCACGGGCGCATCGCGGCGCTCCTGCGGCCCGGCGACCTGCTCTTCGACGCCTTCGCCGGCGTCGGGCCCTTCGCCGTCCCGGCCGCCAAGAAGAAGTGCGTCGTGTTCGCCAACGACCTCAACCCCGAGTCCCACCGCTGGCTGCGGCACAACTGCAGGCTGAACAAGGTGGACGGGCAAGTCCGCCTCTTCTGCCTGGACGGCCGGGACTTCCTCCGGGGCCCCGTGCGCGAGGAgctggcccgggggccgggggccggggccggcggcggagggggcccTTCCGCCCACATCGTGATGAACCTGCCCGCGGCGGCCGTGGGCTTCCTCGGGGCCCTCCGGGGCCTGCTGTCCGGGCTGCCCCGCGGCCGGGGGCCCCTCCCCACCGTCCACTGCTACAGCTTCTCCAAGGACGCCTGCCCCGCCAGGGACGTGCaggagcgggccggggcggccctgGGCGTGCCCCTGGAGGGCCGCAGCACCGTGCACCTGGTCCGGAACGTGGCCCCCAACAAGGagatgctgtgcctcagtttccgggTCCCAGCCGCCGTGCTCTATGGAGACCGGGACACCCCCTCGG AGACGCCGGGGGAGGAGTcggcgccgcctccgccgcccccgaAGCGTCGGCGAACGGACGGAAATCCCGCGGACGGAGAAGCCCGGACCGGCTCCGAGGCGTGA
- the TRMT5 gene encoding tRNA (guanine(37)-N1)-methyltransferase isoform X2: MRIPCDRLIRLLGAQGRGEAGAERPGPPARGPGLADRRASAMPGGDGPDPYAPSPSVRGMTVLSRDAFSKTVTVPALRVQKETVSRLVKVLKSAGLLQRPGVKRVVEDPGDEDGRLVLLDPAKVAGGASLEEAGHLGLDRLGVSPELSRYNLELTYDNFKTEEILRAVLPEGQDVTSGFSRVGHIAHLNLRDHQLPYKHLIGQVIIDKNPGITSAVNKTNIIDNTFRNFQMEVLAGEENMITKVRENNLSYEFDFSKVYWNPRLSTEHGRIAALLRPGDLLFDAFAGVGPFAVPAAKKKCVVFANDLNPESHRWLRHNCRLNKVDGQVRLFCLDGRDFLRGPVREELARGPGAGAGGGGGPSAHIVMNLPAAAVGFLGALRGLLSGLPRGRGPLPTVHCYSFSKDACPARDVQERAGAALGVPLEGRSTVHLVRNVAPNKEMLCLSFRVPAAVLYGDRDTPSDEVSEAPRS, translated from the exons ATGAG GATTCCCTGTGACCGGCTGATCAGGTTGCTGGGCGCGCAGGGTCGCGGCGAGGCCGGGGCGGAGCGTCCGGGTCCGCCGGCTCGGGGCCCGGGCCTCGCGGACCGGCGAGCCTCGGCCATGCCGGGGGGGGACGGCCCCGACCCGTACGccccgtccccgtccgtccgAGGGATGACGGTGCTCAGCAGGGACGCCTTCTCCAAGACCGTGACCGTCCCGGCCCTCCGGGTGCAGAAGGAGACGGTCAGCCGGCTGGTGAAGGTGCTCAAGTCCGCGGGGCTGCTGCAGCGGCCGGGCGTTAAGCGCGTCGTGGAAGACCCAGGCGATGAGGACGGTCGCCTGGTCCTGCTGGACCCCGCCAAGGTAGCGGGGGGCGCCTCTCTGGAAGAGGCCGGACATCTCGGCCTCGACCGGCTGGGCGTCAGCCCCGAGCTCTCCCGGTACAACCTGGAACTGACTTACGACAACTTCAAGACGGAGGAGATCCTGCGAGCCGTACTGCCCGAGGGCCAGGACGTGACTTCCGGCTTCAGCCGGGTCGGCCACATCGCCCACCTGAACCTTCGAGACCACCAGCTGCCGTACAAGCATCTGATCG GACAGGTCATAATAGATAAAAACCCCGGCATCACCTCCGCGGTAAATAAGACCAATATCATCGACAACACGTTCCGAAATTTTCAAATGGAAGTGCTGGCCGGCGAGGAGAACATGATCACAAAG GTTCGCGAAAACAACTTGAGCTACGAATTCGACTTCTCCAAGGTGTACTGGAACCCACGGCTGTCCACGGAGCACGGGCGCATCGCGGCGCTCCTGCGGCCCGGCGACCTGCTCTTCGACGCCTTCGCCGGCGTCGGGCCCTTCGCCGTCCCGGCCGCCAAGAAGAAGTGCGTCGTGTTCGCCAACGACCTCAACCCCGAGTCCCACCGCTGGCTGCGGCACAACTGCAGGCTGAACAAGGTGGACGGGCAAGTCCGCCTCTTCTGCCTGGACGGCCGGGACTTCCTCCGGGGCCCCGTGCGCGAGGAgctggcccgggggccgggggccggggccggcggcggagggggcccTTCCGCCCACATCGTGATGAACCTGCCCGCGGCGGCCGTGGGCTTCCTCGGGGCCCTCCGGGGCCTGCTGTCCGGGCTGCCCCGCGGCCGGGGGCCCCTCCCCACCGTCCACTGCTACAGCTTCTCCAAGGACGCCTGCCCCGCCAGGGACGTGCaggagcgggccggggcggccctgGGCGTGCCCCTGGAGGGCCGCAGCACCGTGCACCTGGTCCGGAACGTGGCCCCCAACAAGGagatgctgtgcctcagtttccgggTCCCAGCCGCCGTGCTCTATGGAGACCGGGACACCCCCTCGG atgaggtatctgaggcaccgagaagttaa